In Methanosarcina siciliae T4/M, one genomic interval encodes:
- a CDS encoding minichromosome maintenance protein MCM yields MTETESKWGEKLKKFFKDYYWNEILQLANEYPDQRSLEVDFTDMEKFDRELSKELLEHPGELIFAAEAALKEIDLPVEKSLEQAHVRVIKIPNRIPIRELRSKHLSRFVAIEGMIRKATEVRPRITKAAFQCLRCGHLTIVEQNSFKFEEPFAGCEEETCGKKGPFKVSIEDSTFIDAQKLQIQESPENLKGGSQPQSLEVDTEDDLTGNITPGDRVIINGILKSRQRALKDGKSTFYDLVLEANSIERLDKDFDELEITPEDEEQILELSRDPAIYEKIIGSIAPSIYGYEDIKEALALQLFSGVVKNLPDGARIRGDIHMMLVGDPGIAKSQLLRYVVKLSPRGVFASGRSASASGLTAAAVKDDMNDGRWTIEGGALVMADMGIAAVDEMDKMKTEDKSALHEAMEQQTISVAKAGIIATLKSRCALLGAANPKYGRFDRYEGLAEQISMPPALLSRFDLIFVLLDTPNHALDSRIANHILQSHYAGELSEQRLKLPGSKVTEDFVDAELEVIEPVIQAEVMRKYVAYARKNVYPVMEEDARQHLIDFYTGLRKSGEGKNTPVPVTARQLEALVRLSEASARIRLSNVVTLEDAKRTIRITMNCLKNVGVDPETGALDADILASGTSMSQRNKIKLLKDIIKKVCEKHPGGKAPLEEVYAEAENENGIDRGHAEEYIKKMKQRGDILSPDQNHIRLIN; encoded by the coding sequence ATGACCGAAACAGAAAGCAAGTGGGGCGAGAAGCTAAAAAAGTTCTTTAAAGACTATTACTGGAATGAAATCCTCCAGCTTGCAAACGAATATCCTGACCAGCGAAGCCTTGAGGTGGATTTCACCGATATGGAAAAGTTTGACAGGGAGCTTTCTAAGGAGTTGCTTGAGCACCCCGGGGAGCTTATATTTGCAGCAGAAGCCGCCCTGAAAGAAATTGACCTGCCTGTAGAAAAGAGCCTTGAGCAGGCACATGTGAGAGTCATAAAAATCCCTAACAGGATCCCTATCAGGGAACTGAGAAGCAAACACCTCTCCCGCTTTGTTGCAATCGAAGGCATGATCAGGAAAGCCACGGAGGTCAGGCCAAGGATTACTAAAGCCGCCTTCCAGTGCTTAAGGTGCGGGCACCTTACCATTGTCGAGCAGAACAGTTTCAAATTCGAAGAGCCCTTTGCAGGCTGTGAAGAGGAAACCTGCGGAAAAAAAGGGCCTTTTAAGGTTTCAATTGAAGATTCCACCTTTATCGACGCTCAAAAACTCCAGATCCAGGAGTCCCCGGAAAACCTGAAAGGGGGGTCGCAGCCGCAGAGCCTGGAAGTGGATACCGAAGACGACCTCACAGGAAATATCACTCCCGGAGACCGCGTTATAATTAACGGAATCCTGAAGTCAAGGCAGCGAGCCCTCAAAGACGGAAAATCCACTTTTTACGACCTGGTGCTGGAAGCAAATTCCATCGAACGCCTGGACAAAGATTTTGACGAACTTGAAATAACTCCCGAAGACGAGGAACAGATCCTTGAACTTTCCCGCGACCCGGCAATCTATGAAAAAATTATAGGGTCCATTGCCCCCTCGATCTACGGATATGAAGATATCAAAGAAGCCCTTGCCCTCCAGCTCTTTTCAGGAGTTGTGAAGAACCTTCCTGACGGAGCGAGGATCAGAGGCGACATCCATATGATGCTTGTAGGTGACCCCGGTATTGCAAAAAGTCAGCTGCTGCGTTATGTGGTTAAGCTTTCCCCAAGAGGGGTCTTTGCTTCAGGGCGAAGCGCATCTGCAAGCGGTTTGACCGCAGCTGCCGTAAAGGACGACATGAATGACGGCCGGTGGACTATAGAAGGCGGAGCCCTTGTGATGGCTGACATGGGAATTGCTGCAGTTGACGAAATGGACAAGATGAAGACAGAGGACAAAAGTGCCCTGCACGAAGCAATGGAACAGCAAACCATAAGCGTAGCCAAAGCCGGGATAATTGCAACCCTGAAGTCTCGATGTGCTCTCCTGGGAGCTGCAAACCCCAAGTATGGCCGTTTTGACAGGTATGAAGGGCTTGCAGAGCAGATCAGCATGCCTCCGGCCCTGCTTTCCCGCTTCGACCTTATCTTCGTTTTGCTCGACACCCCGAACCATGCCCTGGACAGCAGGATTGCAAACCATATCCTTCAGTCGCATTATGCGGGGGAACTCTCCGAACAGAGGTTGAAGCTTCCGGGTTCCAAGGTCACGGAAGATTTTGTTGATGCGGAACTGGAAGTTATCGAGCCTGTAATCCAGGCAGAAGTTATGCGGAAGTACGTCGCATACGCACGAAAAAATGTGTATCCTGTGATGGAAGAAGATGCAAGGCAGCACCTTATCGATTTCTATACAGGCCTCAGGAAAAGCGGAGAAGGCAAGAATACACCCGTACCCGTGACTGCAAGGCAGCTTGAGGCTCTTGTCCGCCTCTCGGAAGCCAGTGCAAGAATCCGCCTGAGCAACGTGGTCACCCTGGAAGATGCAAAACGGACTATAAGAATTACCATGAACTGCCTTAAAAACGTAGGTGTCGATCCGGAAACCGGAGCCCTCGATGCAGACATCCTTGCTTCGGGCACAAGCATGAGCCAGAGAAATAAAATAAAACTCCTCAAAGACATAATAAAAAAGGTCTGTGAGAAACACCCTGGCGGAAAAGCCCCTCTTGAAGAAGTTTACGCAGAGGCGGAAAACGAAAACGGGATAGACAGAGGACATGCCGAAGAATATATAAAGAAAATGAAGCAGAGAGGGGACATTCTTTCTCCGGACCAGAACCATATCAGGCTAATTAATTGA
- a CDS encoding ferritin-like domain-containing protein has translation MDLDMILKDTFRGETTEVGWYLAMSKVAEQEGLADVAVYLRQIAMDEAWHATEVAEILGLVKGTTIENLEMMLEGESKAEVEKAEAAVLARKEGNTRAALFFERASLDEARHKAGLKGFLERIKKQQ, from the coding sequence ATGGATCTTGACATGATTCTGAAAGATACCTTTAGAGGAGAGACTACCGAGGTTGGATGGTACCTGGCAATGTCCAAAGTTGCTGAACAGGAGGGGCTTGCAGATGTTGCAGTTTATCTCCGTCAGATTGCAATGGACGAAGCCTGGCATGCCACCGAAGTTGCTGAAATTCTGGGGCTTGTGAAAGGCACAACAATTGAAAACCTTGAGATGATGCTTGAAGGGGAAAGCAAAGCCGAGGTCGAAAAAGCCGAAGCTGCAGTACTTGCCCGGAAAGAAGGCAATACCAGAGCTGCTCTTTTCTTCGAGAGGGCGTCCCTTGATGAAGCCAGGCACAAAGCAGGGCTCAAGGGCTTTCTGGAAAGGATAAAAAAGCAGCAGTAA
- a CDS encoding RNA methyltransferase, whose translation MSLEIRVVLVEPMYQGNVGSVARAMKNFGYSDLVLVNPCELEGQARAMASHARDVLEGARITSTLEEAVQGADLLVGTTGVSSLKAGEHIRLPLYPAREFKEKIKEYSGTIAVLFGREDNGFSNDELKSFDMLITVPTSEIYPIMNLSHAVSIVLYELSELDGGNNPLAEGFDLQLLYGHLDELLEEIDYPVHKKDKTSLMLRRIFGRAGLTPREVQTLRGIIRKTERKMGFSVEAENLQKIEDSESTEKFI comes from the coding sequence TTGTCACTTGAGATTCGCGTAGTGCTTGTAGAACCCATGTATCAGGGAAATGTGGGATCGGTTGCAAGAGCAATGAAAAACTTCGGATATTCGGACCTGGTTCTGGTAAATCCCTGTGAACTTGAGGGACAGGCAAGAGCAATGGCTTCCCACGCAAGGGACGTGCTCGAAGGGGCAAGAATTACCTCAACCCTTGAAGAAGCCGTGCAAGGGGCGGACCTGCTCGTCGGGACAACAGGAGTCTCAAGCCTGAAGGCAGGAGAACATATCCGTCTCCCCCTTTATCCGGCAAGGGAATTCAAAGAAAAAATCAAAGAATACAGCGGCACTATTGCAGTCCTCTTCGGGCGTGAAGACAACGGCTTTAGCAATGACGAACTTAAAAGTTTTGACATGCTCATTACGGTCCCGACCTCCGAGATCTACCCGATTATGAACCTATCTCATGCGGTTTCAATTGTGCTGTACGAGCTTTCGGAACTTGATGGAGGAAACAACCCGCTTGCAGAAGGCTTTGACCTGCAGCTCCTGTACGGGCACCTGGACGAATTACTTGAGGAAATAGACTACCCGGTTCACAAAAAAGACAAGACTTCCCTGATGCTGAGGAGGATATTCGGAAGGGCCGGGTTGACCCCGAGAGAGGTCCAGACCCTGAGGGGGATAATCCGGAAAACAGAGAGAAAAATGGGATTTTCAGTAGAAGCCGAAAACCTGCAAAAAATCGAAGATTCGGAAAGTACAGAAAAGTTCATATGA
- a CDS encoding nitrite/sulfite reductase domain-containing protein translates to MTKEYVKGDLPEKAAILQRDGETYAIAPHIPGGIIYPETLRKIADISEKYGAAALKVTSAQRIAIVGLKEEDLDAAWGELGMSPGAAIGLCVRSIKICPGTTFCKRGKQDSVGLGLKLDKKYHGMQLPSKFKMAVSGCPNSCSETSIKDLGIMGTAKGYNLTVGGSAGPSPRLGDLVAKGLSEEQVLDLVEKIINFYKGYGKPKRLGKVIDEIGLEKFKEEVGL, encoded by the coding sequence ATGACAAAAGAATATGTTAAAGGCGACCTTCCTGAGAAGGCTGCAATCCTGCAAAGAGATGGAGAAACCTATGCAATTGCTCCCCACATCCCCGGTGGGATCATATATCCGGAGACCCTGAGAAAGATTGCAGACATTTCAGAAAAATATGGGGCTGCAGCTCTGAAAGTTACATCGGCCCAGAGGATTGCGATTGTAGGCCTCAAGGAAGAAGACCTGGATGCAGCCTGGGGTGAACTGGGCATGAGTCCGGGAGCTGCCATCGGCCTCTGTGTCCGGAGTATAAAAATCTGCCCAGGGACTACGTTTTGTAAGAGGGGAAAACAGGATTCAGTCGGACTTGGCCTGAAGCTCGACAAAAAATACCATGGAATGCAGCTTCCCTCCAAATTCAAAATGGCTGTTTCGGGTTGTCCGAATTCCTGTTCCGAAACGAGCATAAAGGACTTAGGTATCATGGGGACGGCAAAAGGCTATAATCTGACTGTTGGAGGAAGTGCAGGGCCGAGTCCGAGACTTGGGGATTTAGTGGCGAAGGGCCTTTCCGAGGAGCAGGTGCTGGACCTTGTTGAAAAGATAATTAATTTTTACAAAGGCTACGGGAAGCCTAAAAGGCTCGGAAAAGTTATAGACGAAATCGGGCTTGAGAAATTCAAAGAAGAGGTCGGGCTGTAA
- the hdrE gene encoding dihydromethanophenazine:CoB--CoM heterodisulfide reductase subunit HdrE, which produces MAYFSGLTDALRLTFVQIMILSTIAIVVFLYGMILNFQKWGAGVTGYALEPQAGSKGSAIRFLKTWWEQVVEESHHGHGKPILEILILDILFQRRILKRSPLRWFMHFTIFAGWMSLFALSGLMFAVEMIEKFGIELPFTPAEFRDFLAIPNYIFGYILLIGVLIALVRRIVVSDVREASIMYDWILIGGVFLVTISGFVADGIRTGIIWGFGLDPATAPPAALFHSVISLFFCIAYIPYSKYIHVIATPLAILANKGGE; this is translated from the coding sequence ATGGCATATTTCTCTGGGCTCACGGATGCACTCCGACTGACGTTTGTCCAGATAATGATACTTAGCACAATAGCCATTGTGGTTTTCTTATACGGTATGATCCTTAACTTCCAGAAATGGGGAGCAGGGGTGACAGGCTATGCCCTTGAGCCTCAGGCAGGAAGTAAGGGAAGCGCGATCAGATTTTTAAAGACCTGGTGGGAACAGGTAGTAGAGGAATCTCACCACGGACACGGAAAGCCTATCCTGGAGATTCTAATCCTCGACATTTTGTTCCAGAGAAGAATCCTTAAGAGGAGCCCTCTTCGCTGGTTCATGCACTTCACGATTTTTGCAGGCTGGATGTCTCTGTTTGCCCTTTCCGGGCTCATGTTCGCAGTCGAAATGATCGAAAAATTCGGAATCGAACTCCCGTTTACCCCCGCCGAATTCAGGGATTTCCTCGCCATCCCGAACTATATCTTTGGATACATCCTGCTTATCGGAGTCCTCATTGCATTAGTCAGGAGAATTGTTGTCTCGGATGTAAGGGAAGCTTCCATCATGTATGACTGGATCCTTATCGGAGGAGTCTTTTTAGTCACTATTTCCGGGTTTGTCGCCGATGGTATCAGGACCGGAATTATCTGGGGCTTTGGACTTGATCCTGCCACAGCACCACCGGCAGCTCTCTTCCACTCCGTTATTTCCCTGTTCTTCTGTATCGCATACATCCCGTATAGCAAGTACATACACGTAATCGCCACCCCGCTTGCAATCCTTGCAAACAAGGGAGGAGAATAA
- a CDS encoding ATP-binding protein — MKIYIDEEKCTGCGKCKAACPKGPRIYSIEKKDGRKVCVLKDPSYCLGCRMCVTVCMEDAITLEN; from the coding sequence ATGAAAATCTATATTGATGAAGAGAAATGTACAGGCTGTGGAAAATGCAAAGCTGCTTGTCCTAAAGGGCCTAGGATTTACTCTATAGAGAAAAAAGACGGGAGAAAAGTCTGTGTCTTGAAAGACCCCTCCTACTGTCTGGGCTGCAGAATGTGTGTTACTGTCTGTATGGAAGATGCAATCACCCTTGAAAACTGA